Below is a genomic region from Armatimonadota bacterium.
AGTGCCGGGGCCTAGCCATGGCGCTGCCCGCGGAACGAATGCGCGCGACCGCCCACGGCTTCGAGTATCGCGCGCGCGGGGACGAACGACCGCACACGCTGCCGTGGGAACAAGTGCGCGCCATCACTGCCGGAGTGGAGCCCGCGTGGAGCGGCGCGGAAGTGACGGTGCGTTTGGCGCTAGCGGGTGACGAGGCCGCGCCCGATGCCGTGTCCTCGAAGTACGGGGGGTGGCTGGAGGTTTTCGGTGGCTTCGCGGCGGCGCGCGCAGTCATCGCCGCCGCGCGCGAGCGTTCGCCGCAAGCCCTGGTGGGCCCGCTGGCGCAGTTCCTGGTCGCCTTGCCGCAGGACGGCGGCGAGGACGAACGGGCGCTGCGGCGCAAGACCAAGGAATACGGTTTCGCCTCGGCGGCCGGACTCGCCCTGGGCCGGCAGCACCTGGCGCGCGGGCGCCTGGAGAAGGCCGACAATGACTTTGAGGCGGTGGTGGCGCGGGCACCCCTGGACGCCGAAGCCTGGCGGTGGCTGGGTCTGACGCGCCTGGTCGCGGGCAAGGGAGCGGACGCGCAAGCCGCATTCGATCGCCTGATCGGTCTCGGCGCGCGCGACGCCGAGACCTGCTACCTGCGCGGACTAAGCTTCTACCGCCAGCGCAGGTTCGCGCCCGCGGCCGAAGAGTGGGCGGGGGTGCTGCGTGCGTGGCCGCAGGACCCCGGGGTGCGCAACTTGCTGGCGTGCAGCCTGGTGCAGGAATGGCGCCTGGAAGAGGCGCTGCTGCACTTGGATACGATCGGCGCCGATGCGCGCGAAGGATGGCGGCTGATGGCGGCGAAATGCCACATGTGCGTCGCCGGCTATCGCGCCTATCGCGACCGCATGGCGAACGAACGCGGATTCCGCTGGCGGCAGCGGTGGAAAGCGGTCGGGGCGCGTCTAGCGACGGCGTTCGGGGCCCTGTACTGGGCGCTCCAGTTCATCTTGCGCCGTTACCCTCCGTGGCTGGCGCTGGTGGTGTTAGCGGTGCTGGCGGCGGCGTTCTACGCGTTCGAGGCCGGGACCCGGCAGCGGCGCGCGGAGGATCAACTGGCTGATGCGCAGGGGCGGGCGCCGAACATGCCGTGCTGGTACGCTTCGCTGGTCAAGCCGCGCACCGGCCGGCGCACCGGTCTGCGATCCCTCTTGGGAGAGGTCCGGCGCCAGCAGGGAGACAAGCGATGACGGCGGCGGTCCGCAGGTTCGGCCTGGCGGTTATGTTGACGGCGCTGACGGCGCTGGCGGCGTCGGTGCTGGTCGCCGCCCCGCGACAGGTGGTGTATGTGCTGGAGGTCAAGGGGGTCATAGATCCCCCGGCCGCGTCCTACATTGCGCGCGGCGTCGAGGTCGGCGCGAAGGCGCGCGCGCAGGCGGTGATCATCCGCCTCGACACTCCGGGCGGGCTCGACAAGTCCATGCGCGACATCACCCAGACGATGCTCAGCGCCGAGGTGCCGGTGGTCGTGTACGTCGCGCCCAAGGGCGCGCGCGCGGCGTCGGCGGGGGCTATCATCACTCTCGCCTCGCACGTCGCGGCGATGGCTCCCGGCACCAACATCGGCGCCGCTCATCCTGTCGCCATGGGCGGCGGCGAGATGACCGAGGAGATGTCGAAGAAGGTCGAGAACGACGCCGCCAGCACCGCCCGCGCCATTGCCGAGCGCCGCGGACGCAATGCCAAGTGGGCCGAGGCGGCGGTGCGAGAGAGCATATCCTCCAGTGCCAGCGAGGCCTTGAAAGCACACGTCATTGACGTCATCGCCGAGGACCTCGACGATCTCCTCGCCCGCCTCGACGGGCGCAAGGTCAAGCTTCCCAAGCGTACGGTGACCCTGCACACGACAGGCGCGACGACCGAGGAGGTGCCGATGTCCGTCGGCGAGCGCTTCCTGCACGTGCTGAGCGACCCCAACCTCGCCTACATCTTCCTCATGATCGGCATCTACGGCATCATCTTCGAGCTCCAGAGTCCGGGCGCGGTCTTTCCGGGCGTGATCGGGGTCATCTGCCTGGTAATGGCATTCTACTCCCTGGCGGTGCTGGAGGCGAACCTCGCCGGGGTGATCTTGATCATCCTCGGCGTGGGGATGCTGGTCGCCGACATCTGGGCGCCGTCCCACGGGGTGCTGACCATCGGGGGCATTATTGCGTTTGTTGCAGGCTCGTTGATGCTCTACGGGGGCCCCTCGACGCCGTCGCTGCGCGTATCGTGGCTGGTGGTGGTGATGATGACCGCGCTGACCGCGGGGTTCTTCCTGCTAGTGGTGGGGCTGGGCGTGCGCGCGCACTGGACGCGGGTTACGACCGGAATCGAGGGGCTGATGGGCGCCCACGGAAAAGCCCGCACCGCTCTACGCCCCGAGGGCTCGGTGCTGGTGGCGGGCGAGCTGTGGCGCGCGGTTGCCGCCGCCGGTGAAGAGATCGAGCCCGGCGCTGAAATCGAGGTGCTGGCCGCGGATGGCTTCACGCTGCGGGTGCGGCGGCGGGGGGATGGCCAGGCGTAGTCCAGTCAAGCAGCGGAATGAGGTGCGAGATGCTGCAGATTGACTTCGATATGATCGTTTTCCGCGAGGGCGAGGCCTATGTAGCGTATTGCCCGGAGCTGGAGGTGTCGTCCTGTGGCCGTGATGTGGACGAGGCGCGCGCCAACCTGAAGACGGCGGTTCGCCTTTTCATCGAGCAAACTGAGAAGCTGGGTACGCTCGACCAGGTCTTGCAGGAAGCCGGCTACATCCCGGACGGGAAAGGCGGTTATACACCACCGCGGCTGGTGGTGACGGAGAGTGCGACGGTTGCAGTTGGGAGCTAGGATTGCCGCGCATCAGCCCCATTCCCGGGTGGCGTCTGCGACGTGTATTCGAGCGCGCGGGGTTCGCGTATGTGCGAACGGAGGGTGATCATTTCGTTCTTACCAAACCCGGACTGCCCCGACCGTTAGTGATTCCCGACTACGACCCGGTCCCCGTCTTTGTGATC
It encodes:
- a CDS encoding type II toxin-antitoxin system HicA family toxin; translated protein: MPRISPIPGWRLRRVFERAGFAYVRTEGDHFVLTKPGLPRPLVIPDYDPVPVFVIRANLRTAGLSREEYFRLLKET
- a CDS encoding tetratricopeptide repeat protein, whose amino-acid sequence is MALPAERMRATAHGFEYRARGDERPHTLPWEQVRAITAGVEPAWSGAEVTVRLALAGDEAAPDAVSSKYGGWLEVFGGFAAARAVIAAARERSPQALVGPLAQFLVALPQDGGEDERALRRKTKEYGFASAAGLALGRQHLARGRLEKADNDFEAVVARAPLDAEAWRWLGLTRLVAGKGADAQAAFDRLIGLGARDAETCYLRGLSFYRQRRFAPAAEEWAGVLRAWPQDPGVRNLLACSLVQEWRLEEALLHLDTIGADAREGWRLMAAKCHMCVAGYRAYRDRMANERGFRWRQRWKAVGARLATAFGALYWALQFILRRYPPWLALVVLAVLAAAFYAFEAGTRQRRAEDQLADAQGRAPNMPCWYASLVKPRTGRRTGLRSLLGEVRRQQGDKR
- a CDS encoding nodulation protein NfeD — protein: MTAAVRRFGLAVMLTALTALAASVLVAAPRQVVYVLEVKGVIDPPAASYIARGVEVGAKARAQAVIIRLDTPGGLDKSMRDITQTMLSAEVPVVVYVAPKGARAASAGAIITLASHVAAMAPGTNIGAAHPVAMGGGEMTEEMSKKVENDAASTARAIAERRGRNAKWAEAAVRESISSSASEALKAHVIDVIAEDLDDLLARLDGRKVKLPKRTVTLHTTGATTEEVPMSVGERFLHVLSDPNLAYIFLMIGIYGIIFELQSPGAVFPGVIGVICLVMAFYSLAVLEANLAGVILIILGVGMLVADIWAPSHGVLTIGGIIAFVAGSLMLYGGPSTPSLRVSWLVVVMMTALTAGFFLLVVGLGVRAHWTRVTTGIEGLMGAHGKARTALRPEGSVLVAGELWRAVAAAGEEIEPGAEIEVLAADGFTLRVRRRGDGQA